A window of Salvia splendens isolate huo1 chromosome 8, SspV2, whole genome shotgun sequence genomic DNA:
atgaaaatatttcattatttactgAGTGAGTTTTAgggaaattatttgactttatagAAAAAAAGTTTTAGTAAAAGGAGGAatctaatttttatatattgatttaataataaaatgggAATAAATTAACTCACTAGAATGTGTGGTTTACTTGccaaatatagtactccctcctttGTCTATCAATAATTGTCCCATTTTTTGCCAGGATTTAAGAAACTTTGTGAAAGAAACTAGTATAAAAATTAgagttttacttttatatattggttttataatatattatgaGTGGGTGGGGTCCACTTGCCAAATATTCACCCGTTCGATAAACATGGagaatttttccattttggttcatcccataaaaattgttcatttctgtttttagtaacttttttctttctaatgggGTGGACCATATTCTCCACTAACATACTtcaataactttttctttctatatatcttactttaccaattatgcttTAAACCTTCTAAGTGACATTGGGTGAGTGATCTAGGGGTTTGTGGGGCAACAAACAAGAGGTGAGCTCTTTCTGAAACCTCTCCTCTTGTGTTGCATTGCTAGAATTTTGGTAACCATACAACACTATTGTCTAGTGTTTGTTAGCTTCTTGTACACGTACACCTTCCATGGCTCCTAACACTAGAGCACGTACTAGACAAAATAACCAATAGTAGGGATGAAGGTGCTATGGATGCAATGTTAGCCGCTATCATGGCTAATTTGGATGGGATGCAAAGTGATGTGAATAAATTGAAGGATGATCATAGAGTGCTAGAAAGTTGTGGGGGGACGAGGATCCTAACAACGAGTATGATAGACATGATCGAAGTTGGAGGGATCACTTTTGGGGGTAATGGTCATAGAAGAGGTGGAAGAGATGAAAGATGGCTGGAGTATTGAGGTAGACATCATCATGGCTATGGGGGCTTGGGAATACGAGGGGTATGATTGTGAGAAGTAAGAAGGTGAAGAATATGAACCGAGCCACTATACCAAAGGGGAACATCAAGCACAACTTGCTTGAGTTCCACCAAAAGTTTGATGCCACCTACTTGGAGTAGGAATCACAAGTGGAGACAAGGTGAGGTTCTCCATTGCCGAGTTTAGAAGTCACACCAATACTTGGTAGGTCGATGTGTTGAAGCGTTTGAGATGCAGAGATTAGGTCAATGAGATCCACTTTTGTGCCAAAATATTACTTCCTCAATAACAAACATCAGTGCATTGGCATCCCTACTCATACCAAACTTATACCCTCTCATTTGCAACGTTATCATCCCCATCAATTATGCGCAAAACCACAATTCCTACAATCCCAAATCTCTCATCATACCTAAAacaacatttttaattttagtctTGAGTTTTATAAATCATCATCTACTTTAagaatttaaataacaaaaatgtcttaatttaaaatttgtccaaaaaaatattttcatcttTCCATTTCCGTCTATCTACCAATATTATTCACacactaaaaatataaatttatttcaaatttgttATTCATTTTTATCTTTCACTATTCTACTTTATCCACATTTTTTCTTTCAATCTcatattttacttattttatttatttctatctcATATTTTACTCATGCTATCTACCAATAAGACCATTTTTTGTGGACAAATGAATTAATATATGTCCTGCAGTCCGGACCGGAGTGCCACAATGCATACCCATCTCCTTATCAAACCTCTACCACACCCAATGCCCTATTGTTGGAGACAGAGGCGGAGCTAGAAATTTGTAGGGAGATTATGAGGAAATTTTAAGAATTTGAGGAGGGACATTTAGTgggaatttgaaaaaaataaatgataaaatataccATATGTACATGAATATGAATATAAGAcgtggggcaattgcccctctTTCAATGAATGTAAATCCGCCCCTGGTTGGTGATGTACCCAATGCGGGGTGCCTCAAACAACATCAGAACTCGAGGTGTGGCACCCCTTTCCTTTGAGGGCAGCCGATGGTCTCATATTTGATACTCCTTCCATCCATGAAAAGTAATTTTATTTGTggcgacacaagttttaatgataaattggtaaattaagagagatatGAGAAAAATTAGATAAAGCAAAAGAGAAAGGTgacaaaataagaaagagaaggaGAGAAAAGTAGATAAAATATATGACTAAGTTTTCGGTttttgaaatgagactattttttatagatattttaaaataacaaaGTGGCACTattttttgattaattatacAAATCTATATAGCTAACAAAGTTACTTACGAAGTTTTCGATTATATATGTGAGTTTTTTGAGATTACCGTTATTCCGTTATTTATAATGAATATTTATTCAGAATTTTGATCCACCACCACACGACCAAAGCTCATCTCTTTTGCAAAATATCGCACTCACTCACAGAGATAGAATCACAGAGATAGAGAGATGGCTGCTCATCTCTCTTCACATTCACTCTCAGCTATCTCAAGCTTCTCTCTGCAACATGTTAAAATTCCTTCAAACCGCAGTATGTCTCCGCTCTTCTCTTTTTTTGCTCTCGATTCCCTTTTATAATCTGTTAATACTGCTTATGCACGACCAAATCTGAATTTTTTGCTCAATTTgtcaaaatctgaagaaattccTATACAAATTGCATGAAATTCCTTCTTCAATTCGATTATTGATTATATTGAACATTAGTAGTTGATGAATTTTTATTTGGTTGTGTATTtgtcacaaaacaaaacaaaatacattATTCTGAATTCACTGGATTTCTTTGGATATTGTTTTAGATGCTAATTTCAAGCCAGTGGAATTGCAAGTTAGATCCAGTTTGGAGGATGAGAGCAGCACTTCTTCTGGTTCTGATAAGCCGTTAGAACCTACGAAGATAGAGGTTTGTTCCTTGAACTTATGTGATTAGAGTTGAAAGTATAGTTGAATGGGATTTTTGGGATTTGGTAGAGTTGCTAAGCCTGTTATTTGTCTTGCTGAAATACCCTACTGCTTTTACACATTTTGTAGCTAATTGATATGTAGTATCCTTTCCTATCCACACCTTAAATGCATTGGCTTTGGTGAATATGAAAATTTCCTTCTCTTGTATGTTTGGTAGTTTCTCTAAGTCTCTTCTTAGGTGctgttcggtttcctagattaaatagtaccaagatacaatctaagatagagttgtgagattattttagtcatagggggttagatatgactaattatcccatgattatccatctaggattgagttatgacattgaatctcataaactaaacacactacatatttaatctcggGATACAAtattgcaaaccgaacacccccttagGATGACTGCTGTGGAAGGTGAGGAAATCTGGTGTATTGGCATTTGAATAGTTTCCAGCAGTGATTTATGGATTTTGAAATTTGTTAACCTTAGTTGGAGATGTGTAGATCTTATATCCTTTCGATATTTGTTACAGTCATCAAGTAGGTAGAGGTGTATAATCAAAAAGGTCTCACAACCTCTCACTAAAAGAAGTCTTAAAGGGCAGTAGTCGGGGACAATTTGCTCATATACTTTGAAAAGAATCACTAGTTTTGAGGTGTTGCGCTGTTTGTTCGACTGTTCAGTTGTTTAATGTATTGTTCAGTAAGTTACTTCACAGAACCTAATTAGCTAGTAGCACAGTAGCTTGGGGGTTATTTGTCGATGTAGCACAAAATTGCAGTCAATGACTGCTGAGGTAGAATATACAATGAAGCACACAGTGGTTTTTATCTAACttggattttgtttttttgttgatgTAATTGTTAGTCATCATCTACTGTAGCTTATTTGACTTCAAGTGGCTGACGTTCTATGTCTTTCAAGCAGGTATCACATACTGCAACCTCTCGTCGCCATTGTCTGACTTGTATATGCTCCACTATGGTATTGATAGTTGCTCCAGGAATTTTGGATTCTGACTCTAAGGCAAGTGCTATGGATAACAAAGAAAAAGCAGTGTGTCGCAATTGCAGA
This region includes:
- the LOC121743438 gene encoding protein PHOTOSYSTEM I ASSEMBLY 2, chloroplastic-like; protein product: MAAHLSSHSLSAISSFSLQHVKIPSNRNANFKPVELQVRSSLEDESSTSSGSDKPLEPTKIEVSHTATSRRHCLTCICSTMVLIVAPGILDSDSKASAMDNKEKAVCRNCRGSGAIICDMCGGTGKWKALNRKRAKDVYEFTECPNCYGRGILVCPVCLGTGLPNNKGLLRRPDAKQLLDKMYNGRLLPNS